A stretch of the Flavobacterium sp. 5 genome encodes the following:
- a CDS encoding DUF1697 domain-containing protein, whose amino-acid sequence MTTHLALLRGINVSGHNMMKMEVLKITLENIGFQNVVTYIQSGNVFVDTDEENSAAVGFKIKQEIFKAFGHEVPIVVIGKTDLEKCFKNNSFLKEKEVDIKKLYVAFVSQTLKSDSINDLKMSQVKPDEAHIDENRIYIKYNVGAGKTRFDQKYIEKKLNITATIRNWNTVTQLLKMYDER is encoded by the coding sequence ATGACAACCCATCTCGCACTACTTAGAGGTATTAATGTTTCTGGTCACAACATGATGAAAATGGAGGTTTTAAAAATCACTTTAGAAAATATTGGCTTTCAAAATGTAGTGACTTATATTCAATCAGGAAATGTTTTTGTGGATACAGATGAGGAAAATTCTGCTGCTGTAGGTTTCAAAATCAAACAGGAAATTTTCAAGGCTTTTGGACACGAAGTTCCAATTGTGGTTATAGGAAAAACGGATTTAGAGAAATGCTTTAAAAACAACTCCTTTTTGAAAGAAAAAGAAGTTGACATAAAAAAATTATATGTTGCTTTTGTTTCTCAAACATTGAAAAGTGACAGTATTAATGATTTAAAGATGAGCCAGGTAAAACCAGATGAAGCTCATATTGATGAAAACAGAATCTATATTAAATACAATGTTGGAGCAGGAAAAACTAGATTTGATCAAAAATACATTGAAAAAAAATTAAATATTACGGCTACTATTAGGAATTGGAATACAGTGACACAGTTGCTTAAAATGTATGATGAACGATAA
- the recG gene encoding ATP-dependent DNA helicase RecG codes for MSNNLLETPIEYLKGVGPTRGALLRKELGIFKYGDLVNFFPNRYIDRTRYYKINELQNNIAEVQIIGKIINIKTVEFGKNQKRLVATFVDDTGQIDLNWFQGHKWIRESLKLNEVCVVFGKCAQYGSQFSMAHPDIELLSEHEKSLRSAMQPVYPSTETLTNRGVTNRVVNKMMQQLFMETQALFSETLPSYLTNELQLIPKNAALFNIHFPKSGDILAKAQFRLKFEELFFIQLQLITKNLIQKHKIKGHPFSKVGDFFNDFYQNHLPFELTNAQKRVIKEIRTDMGSNAQMNRLLQGDVGSGKTIVAFMSMLLALDNGFQTCLMAPTEILANQHFIGLSELAASLNINIKILTGSTKIAARRIIHEELENGSLQILIGTHALLEDKVKFQNLGLAVIDEQHRFGVEQRSKLWKKNTIPPHILVMTATPIPRTLAMSLYGDLDISVIDELPPGRKPIQTVHRFDSNRLKVWKFIRDEIALGRQIYIVYPLIQESEKMDYKDLMDGYESISRDFPLPKYSVSILHGKMKPAEKDSEMKRFSEGKTNIMVATTVIEVGVNVPNASVMIIESAERFGLSQLHQLRGRVGRGADQSYCILMTSFKLSSDSKTRMETMVSTNDGFEIAEVDLKLRGPGDLMGTQQSGVLNLQIADIVRDKDILLLARNYAIKILKDDAPMQKPENTILKAVFIELTKKKNIWNYIS; via the coding sequence ATGTCCAATAATTTACTAGAAACCCCAATAGAATATCTTAAAGGCGTTGGTCCCACCAGGGGTGCATTGCTACGTAAAGAATTAGGGATTTTTAAATATGGTGATTTGGTCAATTTTTTTCCGAATCGCTATATCGATCGTACCCGTTATTACAAGATTAATGAACTTCAAAATAATATTGCTGAAGTTCAGATTATTGGAAAAATCATCAATATTAAAACGGTTGAATTTGGTAAAAACCAAAAACGATTAGTGGCGACATTTGTAGACGATACGGGGCAAATTGATCTCAACTGGTTTCAAGGACATAAATGGATTAGAGAAAGTTTGAAACTTAACGAGGTCTGTGTTGTTTTTGGAAAATGCGCACAATATGGTAGCCAATTTAGCATGGCACATCCTGATATTGAATTGTTGAGTGAACACGAAAAGAGTTTGCGTTCTGCCATGCAACCTGTTTATCCCTCTACCGAAACTTTGACAAATCGAGGTGTCACAAATCGTGTGGTGAATAAAATGATGCAGCAATTATTTATGGAAACGCAAGCATTATTTAGTGAAACTTTGCCCTCTTATTTGACAAATGAATTACAGTTAATTCCTAAAAATGCTGCCTTATTCAATATTCATTTTCCTAAAAGTGGCGATATTTTGGCGAAAGCCCAATTCCGATTAAAATTTGAAGAATTGTTCTTTATTCAGTTACAGTTGATCACAAAGAATTTAATTCAGAAGCATAAAATAAAAGGGCATCCATTTTCCAAAGTTGGAGATTTTTTCAATGATTTTTACCAAAATCACCTTCCTTTTGAGTTAACTAATGCTCAAAAAAGAGTTATCAAAGAGATTAGAACCGATATGGGTAGCAATGCTCAAATGAATCGATTATTACAAGGTGATGTTGGTTCTGGCAAAACAATAGTTGCTTTTATGAGTATGTTATTGGCTCTGGATAATGGTTTTCAGACTTGTTTGATGGCCCCAACAGAGATTCTGGCTAATCAGCATTTTATTGGATTATCGGAATTGGCTGCTTCTTTAAATATCAATATAAAAATACTTACTGGTTCTACCAAAATTGCCGCTCGTAGAATTATACACGAAGAACTGGAAAATGGTTCTTTGCAAATTCTAATTGGAACTCATGCCTTGTTGGAAGATAAAGTCAAATTTCAAAATTTAGGATTAGCCGTTATTGATGAGCAACACCGTTTTGGAGTGGAGCAACGTTCTAAGTTGTGGAAAAAAAATACAATTCCTCCTCATATTTTAGTGATGACTGCTACGCCGATTCCAAGAACCTTGGCTATGAGTTTATATGGAGACCTTGATATTTCAGTTATTGATGAATTACCTCCTGGAAGAAAACCCATTCAAACCGTACATCGTTTTGATAGCAATAGACTAAAAGTTTGGAAATTTATTCGAGATGAAATTGCTTTGGGACGTCAAATATATATTGTTTATCCGTTGATTCAGGAATCTGAAAAGATGGATTATAAAGATTTAATGGATGGTTATGAGAGTATTTCCCGTGATTTTCCATTGCCTAAATATTCTGTTTCGATCCTTCACGGTAAAATGAAACCTGCTGAAAAAGATTCAGAAATGAAGCGATTTTCCGAAGGAAAAACAAACATTATGGTCGCTACAACCGTTATCGAAGTGGGTGTAAATGTGCCCAATGCAAGTGTAATGATTATAGAAAGTGCTGAGCGTTTTGGTTTGTCACAACTACATCAGTTGCGAGGCCGTGTGGGTCGTGGTGCCGATCAAAGTTATTGTATTTTGATGACCTCTTTCAAGTTATCAAGTGATAGTAAAACACGAATGGAAACCATGGTAAGTACCAATGATGGTTTTGAAATAGCCGAAGTTGATTTAAAACTTCGGGGACCTGGTGATTTGATGGGGACTCAACAAAGCGGTGTTCTAAATCTTCAAATTGCTGATATTGTCAGAGATAAGGATATTTTACTTTTGGCACGAAACTATGCTATTAAAATTCTAAAAGATGATGCTCCTATGCAAAAGCCTGAGAATACTATCCTAAAAGCCGTTTTTATTGAATTGACAAAAAAGAAAAATATTTGGAATTATATTAGTTAG
- a CDS encoding carbamoyltransferase C-terminal domain-containing protein, with the protein MMNDKVTPPIYVLGTGLSHNGSAILLKNGRVCVGIEKERISRKKHDGGNDTLAIQYCLDAEGIKLSDVALVVQCANFDIPNRNQFRGERIFATANEPQIIDISHHLAHAYSAVGTSPFSECAVMVIDGCGSPLDQFLNMHPEQKKHIDSSFLKEVQMLCEKDSFYHFDGQKLTPLFKDFSNMSGAVTSELKLPTTQHSIGGFYAAVSLYVFGDMDDVGKLMGLAPFGDAKDFTFDAFEFESGCLLVKDSWKQYFTNPSQGYDYFKKHFSYYANVAKWAQEQVEKAVIYCISNRLERFPHKNLCYTGGVALNAVANAKLEDAQIAENIYFEPAAGDNGLALGCAYYGWLEHLKMPKVTHEGTTCFGKQYSEKQIEIAIQKEANKTYTQTKFETEEDLILYCAKKLNEGKTVAWFQSGAEFGPRSLGRRSILAHPGIDGMKVHINANIKFREDFRPFAPAVLKEEVGTYFETGRYSPYMILVDKTRPEFLKQLCNVTHCDGSARVQTVEETWNPRFVKLLKEFKNQSGIAVLLNTSLNKKGMPIVETPEEALNLFGISALDILVLENVVLEKNND; encoded by the coding sequence ATGATGAACGATAAAGTGACTCCACCCATTTATGTTCTTGGAACAGGCCTATCCCATAACGGTTCAGCAATATTGTTAAAAAACGGTCGTGTTTGTGTTGGTATTGAAAAAGAACGCATCAGTAGAAAAAAGCACGATGGTGGTAATGATACCTTAGCTATTCAATATTGTTTAGATGCGGAAGGTATTAAATTGAGTGATGTCGCTTTAGTAGTACAATGCGCTAATTTTGATATTCCTAATCGAAACCAATTTAGAGGTGAAAGAATTTTTGCAACAGCAAATGAACCTCAGATTATTGATATATCGCATCATTTAGCTCATGCTTATAGTGCTGTGGGGACTTCTCCTTTTTCTGAATGCGCAGTCATGGTAATTGATGGTTGCGGCAGTCCATTAGATCAGTTTTTGAATATGCATCCCGAACAGAAAAAACATATTGATTCTTCTTTTCTGAAGGAAGTACAAATGCTATGTGAGAAAGACAGCTTTTACCATTTTGATGGTCAAAAACTGACTCCATTGTTCAAAGATTTTAGTAATATGTCAGGAGCTGTGACGAGTGAACTAAAGCTTCCTACGACACAGCATTCCATTGGTGGGTTTTATGCTGCAGTTAGCCTTTATGTTTTTGGCGACATGGATGATGTAGGGAAATTAATGGGATTGGCTCCTTTTGGGGATGCCAAGGATTTTACTTTTGATGCTTTTGAATTTGAATCCGGATGTTTGTTAGTAAAAGACAGCTGGAAACAATATTTTACCAATCCTTCTCAAGGTTATGATTATTTTAAAAAACATTTTTCTTATTACGCTAATGTGGCAAAGTGGGCACAGGAGCAAGTAGAAAAAGCTGTTATTTACTGCATTTCCAATCGTTTAGAACGATTTCCTCATAAAAATCTATGCTATACAGGTGGCGTAGCTCTTAATGCTGTTGCAAATGCTAAACTGGAAGATGCACAAATAGCCGAAAATATTTATTTTGAACCCGCTGCAGGAGATAATGGTTTGGCACTGGGTTGTGCGTATTATGGATGGTTAGAGCATCTAAAAATGCCAAAAGTAACTCATGAAGGAACCACTTGCTTTGGAAAACAATACAGTGAAAAACAAATAGAAATTGCTATTCAAAAAGAAGCTAATAAAACCTATACACAAACAAAATTTGAAACCGAAGAGGATTTAATTTTATATTGTGCCAAAAAATTAAACGAAGGTAAAACTGTAGCTTGGTTTCAATCGGGGGCTGAGTTTGGACCACGATCATTAGGTAGAAGGAGCATTTTAGCTCATCCAGGAATCGACGGAATGAAAGTACATATAAATGCAAACATCAAATTTAGAGAAGATTTTCGACCTTTTGCTCCAGCTGTATTAAAAGAAGAAGTAGGGACTTATTTTGAAACGGGCAGATACAGTCCTTATATGATTTTGGTTGATAAAACCCGCCCTGAATTTCTAAAACAATTATGTAATGTAACACATTGTGATGGTTCAGCTCGAGTTCAAACTGTGGAAGAGACTTGGAATCCACGATTTGTGAAATTGCTAAAAGAGTTTAAAAACCAAAGCGGAATTGCAGTATTACTCAATACCAGTTTGAATAAAAAAGGAATGCCAATTGTTGAAACTCCAGAAGAAGCCCTTAACTTATTTGGGATTTCTGCACTGGATATTTTGGTTCTTGAGAATGTAGTCTTAGAGAAGAATAATGATTAA
- a CDS encoding PAS domain-containing protein encodes MDTNTTRPTPSNREVDWNKTKVLLSKTDTKGTILYANEDFIDVSGYDEFELIGQPHNIVRHPEMPKVIFKFMWDNIKSNKNIHVVIKNMSKTGRYYWVVTDFKIISDADGEIVGYFGTRKSVPEDIIVKFIEPLYKKLLHIEEVSGIDGSENYLIGFLEERKKTYMEYIDHLITTGKDDKNKVSKGLFTGLFEKKTPPKK; translated from the coding sequence ATGGATACCAATACTACGCGCCCAACACCATCAAACAGAGAAGTTGATTGGAATAAAACTAAAGTATTATTAAGTAAAACCGACACAAAGGGAACTATTTTATATGCTAATGAGGATTTTATAGATGTATCAGGTTATGACGAATTTGAATTAATTGGTCAACCTCATAATATTGTTCGCCATCCTGAAATGCCAAAAGTGATTTTTAAATTCATGTGGGATAATATTAAATCCAATAAAAATATTCATGTAGTAATCAAAAACATGTCAAAAACAGGAAGATACTATTGGGTAGTTACTGATTTTAAGATTATTTCTGATGCTGATGGGGAAATTGTAGGATACTTTGGCACAAGAAAATCTGTTCCTGAAGATATAATAGTAAAATTTATAGAACCTTTATATAAAAAGCTACTACATATTGAAGAAGTTAGCGGGATTGATGGTTCCGAAAATTATTTAATAGGATTTTTAGAAGAACGCAAAAAAACGTACATGGAATATATCGATCATCTTATAACAACTGGAAAAGATGATAAAAATAAAGTAAGTAAAGGTTTATTTACAGGGCTTTTCGAAAAGAAAACACCTCCTAAAAAATAA
- a CDS encoding aspartyl/asparaginyl beta-hydroxylase domain-containing protein: MEELVRTIKFPIVFDTERLKTDVQKVLELNWIDHYNSNDYSGKWTSIALMSQSGKSDAIYAFPNGNEPIVNTEILDSCEYFKSILNGFLFEKTAVRLLQLAVGAEIKPHSDHCLGYEDGSFRLHIPIITNSEVEFILDGNRVIMNEGECWYIDANFIHSVANRGKNDRIHLVIDGIRNEWTDKLFFTEANPNQFIKPKDIISEEQKQLMIAELQLMNSSIANDLIKEIK, encoded by the coding sequence ATGGAAGAATTAGTAAGAACAATAAAATTTCCAATTGTTTTTGACACAGAACGTTTAAAAACTGATGTTCAAAAAGTGTTGGAGCTAAACTGGATTGATCATTATAATTCCAATGATTATTCGGGTAAATGGACTTCTATTGCTTTGATGTCACAAAGTGGGAAATCAGATGCTATATATGCTTTTCCAAATGGCAATGAGCCAATTGTAAATACAGAAATTTTGGATTCCTGTGAATATTTTAAGTCCATTTTGAATGGTTTTCTTTTTGAAAAAACTGCCGTCAGATTGTTACAATTAGCAGTTGGAGCCGAAATTAAACCACACAGTGATCATTGTTTAGGTTATGAAGACGGTTCTTTTCGATTACACATTCCCATCATTACTAATAGTGAGGTAGAATTTATTTTGGATGGTAATCGGGTTATAATGAATGAAGGTGAATGCTGGTACATTGATGCTAATTTTATACATTCAGTGGCTAATAGAGGAAAAAATGACCGCATACATTTAGTTATTGATGGTATTCGGAATGAATGGACAGATAAACTTTTTTTTACGGAAGCAAATCCTAATCAATTCATAAAACCAAAAGATATTATTAGTGAAGAACAAAAACAACTTATGATTGCCGAATTGCAGCTCATGAATTCTTCCATAGCAAACGATTTAATCAAAGAAATTAAATAG